From Rhodothermales bacterium:
ATACGAGGGGGAGGTGCAAGAGTCGGGCCGGGGGGATTCAGGGGGGACTACGTCGCGCGGTAGGTCGATGTAAACGCTCCCCCTATTCCGACCGCGTGCTCGGCCAGGCGCCGCAGCAGGTCATTCGTGACG
This genomic window contains:
- a CDS encoding GIY-YIG nuclease family protein, translating into MNRTYSVYILSNRRRTVLYIGVTNDLLRRLAEHAVGIGGAFTSTYRAT